The following coding sequences are from one Delphinus delphis chromosome 19, mDelDel1.2, whole genome shotgun sequence window:
- the FLOT2 gene encoding flotillin-2 isoform X3, which produces MTLQPRCEDVETAEGVALTVTGVAQVKIMTEKELLAVACEQFLGKSVQDIKNVVLQTLEGHLRSILGTLTVEQIYQDRDQFAKLVREVAAPDVGRMGIEILSFTIKDVYDKVDYLSSLGKTQTAVVQRDADIGVAEAERDAGIREAECKKEMLDVKFMADTKIADSKRAFELQKSAFSEEVNIKTAEAQLAYELQGAREQQKIRQEEIEIEVVQRKKQIAVEAQEILRTDKELIATVRCPAEAEAHRIQQIAEGEKVKQVLLAQAEAEKIRRIGEAEAAVIEAMGKAEAERMKLKAEAYQKYGDAAKMALVLEALPRIAAKISAPLTKVDEIVVLSGDNSKVTSEVNRLLAELPASVHALTGVDLSKIPLIKKATGAQV; this is translated from the exons ATGACGTTGCAGCCCCGCTGCGAGGACGTAGAGACGGCCGAGGGGGTAGCTTTAACTGTGACGGGTGTCGCCCAG GTGAAGATCATGACCGAGAAGGAGCTCCTGGCCGTGGCCTGCGAGCAGTTCCTGGGCAAGAGTGTGCAGGACATCAAGAACGTCGTCCTGCAGACCCTGGAGGGGCACCTGCGCTCCATCCTCG GGACCCTGACAGTGGAGCAGATCTATCAGGATCGGGACCAGTTTGCCAAGCTGGTGCGGGAGGTGGCAGCCCCCGACGTCGGCCGCATGGGCATCGAGATCCTCAGCTTCACCATCAAG gacGTGTATGACAAAGTGGACTATCTGAGCTCCCTGGGCAAGACGCAGACCGCTGTGGTACAGAGAGATGCCGACATCGGAGTGGCCGAGGCTGAGAGGGATGCAGGCATCCGG GAAGCCGAGTGCAAGAAGGAGATGCTGGACGTGAAGTTCATGGCAGACACCAAGATCGCCGACTCCAAGCGAGCCTTCGAGCTGCAAAAGTCAGCCTTCAGCGAGGAGGTCAACATCAAG ACGGCTGAGGCCCAGCTAGCTTACGAGCTACAAGGAGCCCGTGAGCAGCAGAAGATCCGGCAGGAAGAGATTGAGATTGAGGTCGTGCAGCGCAAGAAGCAGATTGCAGTGGAGGCGCAGGAGATCCTGCGCACAGACAAGGAGCTCATAGCCACAGTGCGCTGCCCCGCCGAGGCCGAGGCCCACCGCATACAGCAGATCGCCGAGGGCGAGAA GGTGAAGCAGGTCCTCTTGGCACAGGCAGAGGCTGAGAAGATCCGCAGAATCGGGGAGGCGGAGGCAGCAGTCATCGAGGCGATGGGCAAGGCGGAGGCTGAGCGGATGAAACTCAAGGCTGAGGCCTACCAGAAATACGGGGACGCAGCCAAGATGGCCTTGGTGCTGGAGGCCCTGCCCCGG ATTGCTGCCAAAATCTCTGCCCCCCTGACCAAAGTCGATGAGATTGTGGTCCTCAGTGGGGACAACAGCAAGGTGACCTCAGAGGTGAACCGACTGCTGGCCGAGCTGCCTGCCTCTGTGCACGCCCTCACGGGCGTGGACCTGTCTAAG ATACCGCTGATCAAGAAGGCCACCGGTGCACAGGTGTGA
- the FLOT2 gene encoding flotillin-2 isoform X1: protein MGNCHTVGPNEALVVSGGCCGSDYKQYVFGGWAWAWWCISDTQRISLEIMTLQPRCEDVETAEGVALTVTGVAQVKIMTEKELLAVACEQFLGKSVQDIKNVVLQTLEGHLRSILGTLTVEQIYQDRDQFAKLVREVAAPDVGRMGIEILSFTIKDVYDKVDYLSSLGKTQTAVVQRDADIGVAEAERDAGIREAECKKEMLDVKFMADTKIADSKRAFELQKSAFSEEVNIKTAEAQLAYELQGAREQQKIRQEEIEIEVVQRKKQIAVEAQEILRTDKELIATVRCPAEAEAHRIQQIAEGEKVKQVLLAQAEAEKIRRIGEAEAAVIEAMGKAEAERMKLKAEAYQKYGDAAKMALVLEALPRIAAKISAPLTKVDEIVVLSGDNSKVTSEVNRLLAELPASVHALTGVDLSKIPLIKKATGAQV, encoded by the exons GGGGCTGTTGCGGTTCTGACTATAAACAGTATGTGTTTGgcggctgggcctgggcctggtggTGTATCTCCGACACTCAGAG GATTTCCCTAGAGATTATGACGTTGCAGCCCCGCTGCGAGGACGTAGAGACGGCCGAGGGGGTAGCTTTAACTGTGACGGGTGTCGCCCAG GTGAAGATCATGACCGAGAAGGAGCTCCTGGCCGTGGCCTGCGAGCAGTTCCTGGGCAAGAGTGTGCAGGACATCAAGAACGTCGTCCTGCAGACCCTGGAGGGGCACCTGCGCTCCATCCTCG GGACCCTGACAGTGGAGCAGATCTATCAGGATCGGGACCAGTTTGCCAAGCTGGTGCGGGAGGTGGCAGCCCCCGACGTCGGCCGCATGGGCATCGAGATCCTCAGCTTCACCATCAAG gacGTGTATGACAAAGTGGACTATCTGAGCTCCCTGGGCAAGACGCAGACCGCTGTGGTACAGAGAGATGCCGACATCGGAGTGGCCGAGGCTGAGAGGGATGCAGGCATCCGG GAAGCCGAGTGCAAGAAGGAGATGCTGGACGTGAAGTTCATGGCAGACACCAAGATCGCCGACTCCAAGCGAGCCTTCGAGCTGCAAAAGTCAGCCTTCAGCGAGGAGGTCAACATCAAG ACGGCTGAGGCCCAGCTAGCTTACGAGCTACAAGGAGCCCGTGAGCAGCAGAAGATCCGGCAGGAAGAGATTGAGATTGAGGTCGTGCAGCGCAAGAAGCAGATTGCAGTGGAGGCGCAGGAGATCCTGCGCACAGACAAGGAGCTCATAGCCACAGTGCGCTGCCCCGCCGAGGCCGAGGCCCACCGCATACAGCAGATCGCCGAGGGCGAGAA GGTGAAGCAGGTCCTCTTGGCACAGGCAGAGGCTGAGAAGATCCGCAGAATCGGGGAGGCGGAGGCAGCAGTCATCGAGGCGATGGGCAAGGCGGAGGCTGAGCGGATGAAACTCAAGGCTGAGGCCTACCAGAAATACGGGGACGCAGCCAAGATGGCCTTGGTGCTGGAGGCCCTGCCCCGG ATTGCTGCCAAAATCTCTGCCCCCCTGACCAAAGTCGATGAGATTGTGGTCCTCAGTGGGGACAACAGCAAGGTGACCTCAGAGGTGAACCGACTGCTGGCCGAGCTGCCTGCCTCTGTGCACGCCCTCACGGGCGTGGACCTGTCTAAG ATACCGCTGATCAAGAAGGCCACCGGTGCACAGGTGTGA
- the FLOT2 gene encoding flotillin-2 isoform X4, with translation MTEKELLAVACEQFLGKSVQDIKNVVLQTLEGHLRSILGTLTVEQIYQDRDQFAKLVREVAAPDVGRMGIEILSFTIKDVYDKVDYLSSLGKTQTAVVQRDADIGVAEAERDAGIREAECKKEMLDVKFMADTKIADSKRAFELQKSAFSEEVNIKTAEAQLAYELQGAREQQKIRQEEIEIEVVQRKKQIAVEAQEILRTDKELIATVRCPAEAEAHRIQQIAEGEKVKQVLLAQAEAEKIRRIGEAEAAVIEAMGKAEAERMKLKAEAYQKYGDAAKMALVLEALPRIAAKISAPLTKVDEIVVLSGDNSKVTSEVNRLLAELPASVHALTGVDLSKIPLIKKATGAQV, from the exons ATGACCGAGAAGGAGCTCCTGGCCGTGGCCTGCGAGCAGTTCCTGGGCAAGAGTGTGCAGGACATCAAGAACGTCGTCCTGCAGACCCTGGAGGGGCACCTGCGCTCCATCCTCG GGACCCTGACAGTGGAGCAGATCTATCAGGATCGGGACCAGTTTGCCAAGCTGGTGCGGGAGGTGGCAGCCCCCGACGTCGGCCGCATGGGCATCGAGATCCTCAGCTTCACCATCAAG gacGTGTATGACAAAGTGGACTATCTGAGCTCCCTGGGCAAGACGCAGACCGCTGTGGTACAGAGAGATGCCGACATCGGAGTGGCCGAGGCTGAGAGGGATGCAGGCATCCGG GAAGCCGAGTGCAAGAAGGAGATGCTGGACGTGAAGTTCATGGCAGACACCAAGATCGCCGACTCCAAGCGAGCCTTCGAGCTGCAAAAGTCAGCCTTCAGCGAGGAGGTCAACATCAAG ACGGCTGAGGCCCAGCTAGCTTACGAGCTACAAGGAGCCCGTGAGCAGCAGAAGATCCGGCAGGAAGAGATTGAGATTGAGGTCGTGCAGCGCAAGAAGCAGATTGCAGTGGAGGCGCAGGAGATCCTGCGCACAGACAAGGAGCTCATAGCCACAGTGCGCTGCCCCGCCGAGGCCGAGGCCCACCGCATACAGCAGATCGCCGAGGGCGAGAA GGTGAAGCAGGTCCTCTTGGCACAGGCAGAGGCTGAGAAGATCCGCAGAATCGGGGAGGCGGAGGCAGCAGTCATCGAGGCGATGGGCAAGGCGGAGGCTGAGCGGATGAAACTCAAGGCTGAGGCCTACCAGAAATACGGGGACGCAGCCAAGATGGCCTTGGTGCTGGAGGCCCTGCCCCGG ATTGCTGCCAAAATCTCTGCCCCCCTGACCAAAGTCGATGAGATTGTGGTCCTCAGTGGGGACAACAGCAAGGTGACCTCAGAGGTGAACCGACTGCTGGCCGAGCTGCCTGCCTCTGTGCACGCCCTCACGGGCGTGGACCTGTCTAAG ATACCGCTGATCAAGAAGGCCACCGGTGCACAGGTGTGA
- the ERAL1 gene encoding GTPase Era, mitochondrial: protein MAVSGRRGAELLRTVLGVWPPGPDAAREWVTRLPLLLGSQQRCVSCVSGPAFSGPRLASASRPNGQSSALDCFLGLSQPDSSLNFRVPAVSMHRDEQDLLLVHRPDMPENPRVLRAVLLGAPNAGKSTLSNQLLGRKVFPVSQKVHTTRSQALGVITEKETQVILLDTPGLISPAKQKRHHLELSLLEDPWKSMESADLVVVLVDVSDKWTRNQLSPQVLQCLTQFSQVPSILVMNKVDCLKQKSVLLELTAALTEGVVNGKKLKMRQAVRSQPGNHCSSPAAKGPNTLSVGDPQRIGWPHFQEIFMLSALSQEDVKTLKQYLLAQARPGPWEFHSGVLTSQTPEEICANMIREKLLEYLPQEVPYNVQQKTVMWEEGPDGKLMIEQKLLVPKESHMRILIGPKGHLISQVAQEVGRDLMNIFLCEVQLRLSVKLLK, encoded by the exons ATGGCTGTCTCCGGCAGGCGAGGTGCTGAGCTCCTTCGAACAGTGTTAGGGGTTTGGCCGCCGGGTCCCGACGCCGCGAGGGAATGGGTGACTCGGCTCCCCTTGCTCTTGGGCAGTCAGCAGAGGTGCGTCTCCTGTGTCTCGGGCCCGGCCTTCTCTGGTCCCCGCCTGGCCTCGGCTTCTCGCCCTAATGGCCAGAGCTCAGCCCTGGACTGCTTCCTCGGACTCTCTCAGCCAGACAGCTCGTTGAATTTTCGCGTCCCCGCCGTGTCCATGCACAGAG ATGAGCAGGATCTCCTCTTGGTCCATCGCCCCGACATGCCTGAGAACCCCCGAGTCCTacgagcagtcctcctgggtgcCCCGAATGCAGGAAAGTCAACCCTCTCCAACCAGCTGCTGGGCCGAAAA GTGTTCCCTGTCTCCCAGAAGGTGCACACCACTCGCAGCCAAGCTCTGGGGGTCATCACAGAGAAAGAGACCCAGGTG attCTACTTGACACACCTGGCCTCATCAGCCCTGCTAAACAGAAAAG GCACCATCTGGAGCTCTCTTTGTTGGAAGATCCATGGAAGAGCATGGAATCTGCTGATCTGG TTGTGGTTCTTGTGGATGTCTCGGACAAGTGGACTCGGAACCAGCTTAGTCCCCAGGTGCTCCAGTGCTTGACCCAGTTCTCCCAAGTCCCCAGCATCCTTGTCATGAACAAG gttgaTTGCCTGAAGCAGAAGTCAGTTCTGCTGGAGCTTACAGCAGCCCTCACTGAGGGTGTGGTCAATGGCAAGAAGCTCAAAATGAGGCAGGCTGTCCGCTCGCAGCCGGGCAACCATTGCTCCAGCCCAGCAGCTAAGGGCCCAAACACACTGTCTGTGGGAGACCCTCAGCGGATTGGCTGGCCCCACTTCCAGGAGATCTTCATGTTGTCAGCCCTAAGCCAGGAGGATGTGAAAACACTAAAG CAATACCTCCTGGCACAGGCCCGGCCAGGGCCCTGGGAGTTCCACAGTGGAGTCCTCACCAGCCAGACGCCTGAGGAGATCTGCGCCAACATGATCCGAGAGAAGCTCCTGGAGTACCTGCCCCAGGAGGTGCCCTACAACGTGCAGCAG AAGACGGTAATGTGGGAGGAAGGGCCAGACGGGAAGCTGATGATTGAGCAGAAGCTTCTGGTGCCCAAAGAATCTCACATG AGGATCCTGATCGGTCCGAAAGGGCACCTGATCTCCCAGGTGGCACAGGAGGTGGGCCGCGACCTCATGAACATCTTCCTCTGTGAAGTTCAGCTCCGCCTGTCTGTGAAACTCCTCAAGTGA
- the FLOT2 gene encoding flotillin-2 isoform X2, whose translation MGNCHTVGPNEALVVSGGCCGSDYKQYVFGGWAWAWWCISDTQRLSLEVMTILCRCENIETSEGVPLFVTGVAQVKIMTEKELLAVACEQFLGKSVQDIKNVVLQTLEGHLRSILGTLTVEQIYQDRDQFAKLVREVAAPDVGRMGIEILSFTIKDVYDKVDYLSSLGKTQTAVVQRDADIGVAEAERDAGIREAECKKEMLDVKFMADTKIADSKRAFELQKSAFSEEVNIKTAEAQLAYELQGAREQQKIRQEEIEIEVVQRKKQIAVEAQEILRTDKELIATVRCPAEAEAHRIQQIAEGEKVKQVLLAQAEAEKIRRIGEAEAAVIEAMGKAEAERMKLKAEAYQKYGDAAKMALVLEALPRIAAKISAPLTKVDEIVVLSGDNSKVTSEVNRLLAELPASVHALTGVDLSKIPLIKKATGAQV comes from the exons GGGGCTGTTGCGGTTCTGACTATAAACAGTATGTGTTTGgcggctgggcctgggcctggtggTGTATCTCCGACACTCAGAG ACTGTCTCTGGAGGTTATGACCATCCTGTGTCGCTGTGAGAATATTGAGACGTCGGAGGGGGTCCCGCTATTCGTAACAGGGGTTGCACAG GTGAAGATCATGACCGAGAAGGAGCTCCTGGCCGTGGCCTGCGAGCAGTTCCTGGGCAAGAGTGTGCAGGACATCAAGAACGTCGTCCTGCAGACCCTGGAGGGGCACCTGCGCTCCATCCTCG GGACCCTGACAGTGGAGCAGATCTATCAGGATCGGGACCAGTTTGCCAAGCTGGTGCGGGAGGTGGCAGCCCCCGACGTCGGCCGCATGGGCATCGAGATCCTCAGCTTCACCATCAAG gacGTGTATGACAAAGTGGACTATCTGAGCTCCCTGGGCAAGACGCAGACCGCTGTGGTACAGAGAGATGCCGACATCGGAGTGGCCGAGGCTGAGAGGGATGCAGGCATCCGG GAAGCCGAGTGCAAGAAGGAGATGCTGGACGTGAAGTTCATGGCAGACACCAAGATCGCCGACTCCAAGCGAGCCTTCGAGCTGCAAAAGTCAGCCTTCAGCGAGGAGGTCAACATCAAG ACGGCTGAGGCCCAGCTAGCTTACGAGCTACAAGGAGCCCGTGAGCAGCAGAAGATCCGGCAGGAAGAGATTGAGATTGAGGTCGTGCAGCGCAAGAAGCAGATTGCAGTGGAGGCGCAGGAGATCCTGCGCACAGACAAGGAGCTCATAGCCACAGTGCGCTGCCCCGCCGAGGCCGAGGCCCACCGCATACAGCAGATCGCCGAGGGCGAGAA GGTGAAGCAGGTCCTCTTGGCACAGGCAGAGGCTGAGAAGATCCGCAGAATCGGGGAGGCGGAGGCAGCAGTCATCGAGGCGATGGGCAAGGCGGAGGCTGAGCGGATGAAACTCAAGGCTGAGGCCTACCAGAAATACGGGGACGCAGCCAAGATGGCCTTGGTGCTGGAGGCCCTGCCCCGG ATTGCTGCCAAAATCTCTGCCCCCCTGACCAAAGTCGATGAGATTGTGGTCCTCAGTGGGGACAACAGCAAGGTGACCTCAGAGGTGAACCGACTGCTGGCCGAGCTGCCTGCCTCTGTGCACGCCCTCACGGGCGTGGACCTGTCTAAG ATACCGCTGATCAAGAAGGCCACCGGTGCACAGGTGTGA